Proteins encoded by one window of Bacteroidota bacterium:
- a CDS encoding redoxin domain-containing protein, whose translation MKRVLLLTAIIFSMATAAFAGDKPSYNIKIRIKGLKDTLAYLAHYMGDNTYLADSARMDSKGWVTFKRDTTLECGIYMIAVNRVKLFEFVVSETDFTLETDTANYMMSMKVKGSRENEIFFEFNQYTYKIGMEEEELKKRAKEWLNDPTKRDTVTKINDRIKGIPREVYAYRTDFIKRYPNAVLTQLFLAMTEPDVPDAPIGADSNWQYYYYRDHYWDNVNFTSGCVLRTPVYQGKLNRFLEKVTVQHPDSLYAAAVSVIERARPNKEGFRFTLVHIMNKYQNSQYICMDGVAIRLAAKYYNFNDCYWLDSTEIIRTRSNAESYLPSLCFMPAPELEMFDSTLQRKINKIVDRDTNEEVRGRNLGILLSKEKTTNLYDVKADYTVLVFWDPDCGHCKKEMPIIKGFYDTVKARGVEVYAVGVEQDMDKWAQYIRDNQLKWINVTDVWNISQFRKYYNLTSTPQIFLLDKNKMIMAKRLGAEQLKEVLYNELKLPYTAPPKKDGEKDGHSPDDGHGH comes from the coding sequence ATGAAGAGAGTATTACTACTAACCGCAATCATTTTTTCGATGGCAACTGCTGCTTTTGCAGGTGATAAGCCGTCGTACAACATTAAAATCCGTATTAAGGGGTTAAAAGATACCTTGGCGTACCTTGCCCATTATATGGGCGATAACACGTATCTGGCCGATTCTGCCCGAATGGATAGTAAAGGTTGGGTAACGTTTAAGCGTGATACCACCCTTGAGTGCGGTATATACATGATTGCCGTGAACAGGGTGAAATTGTTTGAATTTGTAGTAAGTGAAACTGATTTTACACTGGAAACCGACACTGCCAACTACATGATGAGCATGAAGGTGAAAGGTTCTAGGGAAAACGAAATCTTTTTTGAATTCAACCAATACACCTATAAAATAGGGATGGAAGAGGAGGAACTGAAAAAGCGTGCTAAAGAATGGTTGAACGACCCTACCAAGCGTGATACGGTAACTAAAATTAACGATAGGATTAAGGGCATACCCAGAGAGGTGTATGCTTACCGTACTGATTTTATAAAAAGGTACCCCAATGCGGTGCTTACCCAGTTGTTTTTAGCAATGACAGAGCCTGATGTACCGGATGCACCGATTGGTGCTGACAGTAATTGGCAGTATTATTACTATCGCGACCATTATTGGGATAATGTGAACTTTACCAGCGGTTGCGTACTACGCACTCCTGTATATCAAGGTAAGTTGAATCGCTTTTTAGAGAAAGTAACGGTGCAACACCCCGACTCGTTGTATGCTGCTGCGGTAAGTGTAATTGAAAGAGCGAGGCCAAACAAAGAGGGATTCCGTTTCACGCTTGTTCATATTATGAATAAGTACCAAAACTCACAGTATATATGTATGGATGGTGTGGCTATAAGGTTGGCGGCCAAGTATTACAACTTTAACGATTGTTATTGGTTAGACTCTACAGAGATAATACGTACCCGCAGCAATGCAGAATCGTATTTACCCTCATTGTGCTTTATGCCTGCTCCTGAGTTAGAAATGTTCGATTCAACTCTTCAACGTAAAATAAACAAGATTGTTGACCGTGATACCAACGAAGAGGTGAGGGGAAGAAACTTAGGCATTTTGTTGAGTAAGGAGAAAACTACCAACCTGTATGATGTGAAAGCTGACTATACGGTATTGGTGTTTTGGGATCCGGATTGCGGCCATTGCAAAAAAGAAATGCCGATTATTAAAGGCTTCTATGATACAGTGAAGGCACGCGGTGTTGAAGTGTATGCAGTAGGTGTAGAGCAGGATATGGATAAATGGGCTCAATACATCCGCGATAATCAATTGAAATGGATAAACGTAACCGATGTTTGGAACATTTCACAATTCCGTAAGTATTACAATCTTACCAGCACACCACAAATTTTCTTGTTGGATAAAAACAAGATGATTATGGCCAAACGCTTAGGTGCTGAGCAACTGAAAGAGGTGTTGTATAACGAATTGAAACTGCCTTATACAGCCCCTCCGAAGAAAGACGGAGAGAAAGACGGCCATAGCCCTGATGACGGGCACGGACATTGA
- the kynU gene encoding kynureninase, protein MANYENTREFAARMDSSDTFAGYRDRFYFPQHNSKNVIYLTGNSLGLQPKTARAFVEQEFADWAEFGVEGHFKGKNPWFSYHHFLTENAAKVVGALPKEVVVMNNLTTNLHLMMVSFYQPKGNRYKIVMEAGAFPSDQYAMETQARFHGYNPDDAIIELKPREGEYTLRTEDILQTIEANADSIATVMMGGVNYYTGQAFDMQAITAAAHKAGAMCGFDLAHAAGNLHLKLHDWDVDFAVWCSYKYLNSGPGGTSGVFVNERHCNNPELIRFAGWWGHDENERFLMKKGFKPTQGAQGWQLSNAQVFPMAIHRASLEIFAEAGIENLRAKSEALTGYLEFILDGLTQSGKHTFTIITPRDAKDRGCQLSVLVKDNGRKLFDYLTENGVIADWREPNVIRMAPVPLYNSFTDIYELGQVMQGFSA, encoded by the coding sequence ATGGCTAATTACGAAAATACCCGTGAGTTTGCTGCCCGTATGGATAGCAGCGATACGTTTGCAGGATACAGAGACCGCTTTTATTTCCCTCAGCACAATTCTAAAAATGTAATCTACCTTACAGGTAACTCATTGGGCTTGCAGCCCAAAACCGCCCGCGCTTTTGTGGAGCAAGAGTTTGCCGATTGGGCAGAGTTTGGCGTTGAAGGACACTTTAAAGGCAAAAACCCGTGGTTCAGCTACCACCATTTTTTAACTGAAAATGCTGCAAAAGTGGTAGGTGCATTACCCAAAGAAGTAGTGGTAATGAACAACTTGACTACCAACCTGCATTTGATGATGGTGTCGTTTTATCAGCCCAAAGGCAACCGTTATAAAATAGTGATGGAAGCGGGCGCATTCCCCAGCGACCAATATGCGATGGAAACCCAAGCACGTTTTCACGGCTATAATCCTGATGACGCTATTATTGAGTTAAAGCCCCGTGAAGGAGAATATACCCTTCGTACCGAAGATATATTACAAACTATTGAGGCCAATGCTGACAGCATAGCCACCGTAATGATGGGCGGTGTAAACTATTATACCGGACAGGCTTTTGATATGCAGGCCATAACAGCAGCAGCTCACAAAGCAGGTGCAATGTGCGGTTTTGATTTGGCGCACGCAGCAGGTAATCTTCATTTGAAACTACACGATTGGGACGTTGATTTTGCGGTATGGTGCAGTTATAAATACCTGAACAGCGGACCCGGCGGTACTTCGGGGGTGTTTGTAAACGAACGTCATTGCAACAACCCTGAGCTAATCCGTTTTGCAGGTTGGTGGGGTCACGATGAAAACGAACGCTTCTTGATGAAAAAAGGGTTTAAACCCACACAAGGGGCACAAGGATGGCAACTGAGCAATGCACAGGTATTCCCAATGGCTATACACCGCGCATCATTGGAGATATTTGCCGAAGCCGGTATTGAGAACCTGCGTGCAAAAAGCGAAGCCCTTACAGGTTATCTTGAGTTTATTCTTGACGGACTTACCCAAAGCGGTAAGCATACATTTACCATCATCACCCCTCGTGATGCTAAAGACAGGGGATGCCAACTATCGGTATTGGTAAAAGATAACGGACGCAAGTTGTTTGATTACCTAACCGAAAACGGAGTGATTGCCGACTGGCGCGAGCCCAACGTAATCCGTATGGCTCCTGTACCATTGTACAATAGCTTTACTGATATTTACGAGCTGGGACAGGTGATGCAGGGCTTTTCTGCATAA